A window from Photobacterium sp. DA100 encodes these proteins:
- the iolE gene encoding myo-inosose-2 dehydratase, whose product MSNVQYGISPLTWTNDDMPELGGEIPLETCLSEMAEAGFTGTELGTKYPREPEVLIPLLEKHGLVLASGWYSGNLMKLTAEEEIAAMQDHIKLLKAAGCKAMVFGEVSNTVHGDINTPLSQRVILTMDEWKTYCEKLTTVAEYLLNEHDIKLSFHHHVGTICETEDDINLMMELTGDAVHLTLDTGHITYGGGNPVTMIKRWGHRIGHMHFKDLRLDVMKAARAADKSFLNAVLDGVFTVPGTGDVDYDDVFAALKERDYKGWLLVEAEQDPAKAHPLTYAKTAYENITGYAKKYGL is encoded by the coding sequence ATGAGCAATGTTCAATATGGAATCAGCCCACTAACCTGGACCAACGATGATATGCCAGAACTTGGCGGCGAAATCCCATTGGAAACATGTTTGAGTGAAATGGCTGAAGCTGGCTTTACCGGTACTGAGCTAGGTACCAAATACCCTCGTGAGCCAGAAGTGCTTATTCCTCTTCTAGAAAAACACGGTCTGGTTCTTGCGTCGGGCTGGTACAGCGGTAACTTGATGAAGCTGACAGCAGAAGAAGAAATTGCAGCCATGCAGGATCATATCAAGCTGCTGAAAGCCGCTGGCTGCAAAGCGATGGTATTCGGCGAGGTAAGCAATACTGTTCATGGTGACATCAATACTCCTCTTTCTCAGCGCGTCATCTTGACGATGGATGAGTGGAAAACATACTGCGAAAAGCTAACTACAGTGGCTGAGTACCTACTGAATGAGCACGACATCAAGCTGTCTTTCCACCATCACGTGGGCACTATCTGTGAAACAGAAGATGACATCAATCTAATGATGGAGCTGACTGGCGACGCGGTTCACCTGACACTGGACACTGGCCACATCACCTACGGTGGCGGCAATCCTGTCACTATGATCAAACGTTGGGGTCACCGTATCGGCCACATGCACTTTAAAGATCTACGCCTAGACGTAATGAAGGCTGCCCGTGCTGCAGACAAATCATTCCTCAATGCAGTTCTTGATGGTGTATTCACCGTTCCTGGTACTGGCGACGTTGATTACGACGACGTTTTCGCTGCACTAAAAGAGCGTGACTACAAAGGCTGGCTGCTGGTCGAAGCCGAGCAGGACCCTGCGAAAGCACACCCACTGACTTACGCAAAAACAGCGTACGAGAATATCACTGGCTACGCGAAGAAATACGGCCTGTAA
- a CDS encoding sugar porter family MFS transporter, which translates to MSPTTAAEARKHNFAYIIRICCIAALGGILLGYDTAVISGAIGPIREHFGLTPAQTGWAVSSVVLGSIIGAVSAGWSALKYGRRNTLFIAAILFIISAIGSALASTFTFYVLLRIVGGVAVGLACVVSPMYMSEVAPKDFRGRAVSMFQQSAVVGQTGVFYVNYLIAKGMSEAWLVDMGWRWMLGSEVIPAALFAGLLFLIPESPRWLVLKGKIDQAKETLSRISNPKHAEQLIAEIQASLVDSSAPGKKQVSLRSPLLFAILVIGTFVAAAQQLTGINVIMYYTPEILRPITGSTENALFQTTFVGVVFILGNALGMYLIDKVGRLPLMKYGTFGCAVGMTVVGFVLYSGTEGYAALFALCLYVVSYATSWGCACWTMISEIFPNSIRSRAMAIAVGAQWFTGFLVTQSFPMLNENAFLKEHFNGAFSFWLFAVLSIICMFVVVKYVPETKGVSLEKMEEAMAKKLGKKVPVSATEAQASA; encoded by the coding sequence ATGTCACCCACAACCGCGGCCGAGGCCCGAAAACATAATTTTGCTTACATTATTCGAATCTGTTGTATCGCAGCCCTAGGGGGAATTTTATTAGGTTACGATACAGCGGTTATCTCAGGTGCCATCGGGCCTATCCGAGAGCACTTCGGGTTAACCCCCGCACAAACCGGCTGGGCTGTATCCAGCGTGGTTCTCGGTAGTATCATCGGTGCCGTCAGTGCCGGTTGGTCCGCCTTGAAATACGGCCGTCGCAACACCCTCTTCATCGCTGCCATCCTCTTTATTATTTCTGCCATCGGCTCTGCGCTAGCCTCTACCTTCACTTTCTACGTACTGCTTCGCATCGTCGGCGGTGTGGCGGTAGGCCTGGCCTGTGTGGTTTCACCTATGTACATGTCCGAGGTGGCACCGAAAGATTTCCGTGGCCGCGCCGTGAGTATGTTCCAGCAGTCTGCTGTTGTAGGTCAGACCGGTGTTTTCTATGTTAACTACCTGATTGCAAAAGGAATGAGTGAAGCATGGCTGGTTGATATGGGCTGGCGCTGGATGCTGGGCTCCGAGGTGATCCCTGCTGCGCTGTTTGCCGGCCTGCTGTTCCTGATCCCTGAGTCGCCACGTTGGTTGGTACTTAAAGGCAAAATCGATCAAGCCAAGGAAACCCTGTCTCGTATCTCCAACCCGAAACATGCTGAGCAACTTATCGCTGAGATCCAAGCATCTTTGGTAGATTCAAGTGCCCCTGGTAAAAAACAGGTTAGCCTGCGCTCGCCACTGCTGTTCGCTATCCTGGTGATCGGTACCTTTGTCGCTGCCGCCCAGCAGCTAACCGGTATCAACGTCATCATGTACTACACGCCAGAAATCCTTCGCCCAATCACGGGAAGTACGGAGAACGCCCTGTTCCAGACTACCTTCGTCGGTGTTGTCTTCATCCTGGGTAACGCCTTGGGGATGTACCTGATTGACAAAGTCGGCCGCCTGCCACTGATGAAGTACGGTACGTTTGGCTGTGCGGTAGGTATGACGGTAGTTGGTTTTGTCCTTTACTCCGGCACTGAAGGCTACGCAGCCCTGTTTGCTCTGTGTCTGTACGTTGTATCTTACGCAACCTCTTGGGGCTGTGCGTGCTGGACCATGATCTCTGAAATCTTCCCGAACAGCATCCGCTCCCGTGCGATGGCTATCGCGGTAGGTGCCCAGTGGTTCACCGGCTTCCTGGTAACCCAGTCGTTCCCAATGCTGAACGAAAATGCCTTCCTGAAAGAACACTTCAACGGCGCCTTCAGCTTCTGGCTGTTCGCAGTGCTGTCGATAATCTGTATGTTTGTGGTCGTCAAGTATGTACCTGAGACCAAAGGCGTCAGCTTGGAGAAAATGGAAGAGGCAATGGCCAAGAAGCTTGGCAAGAAAGTACCGGTATCAGCTACTGAAGCACAAGCCAGCGCTTAA
- a CDS encoding LysR family transcriptional regulator, with protein sequence MLDKMAFFVYVIRTGSISAAARKFNISVSAGSRWLQDLEQSFGITLCRRTNRLLTPTPAGQKLVDEFSPLVDNAEQLCRSLQDFQEQDKGHINIVCTPVYANNFLMDKISSYLISHPNVTFNLNVTPWALDHAAEADLVISANACYQGYQEKDLLLVRRELMQSPFVAVASPQYLERNPAPEFPAELSQHQCLFATTLTGSNDWIFERNGETQMIKVPKSLEVNDSDLLLQSAIKGAGIAYLPAFILDKPLSEKQLIPILEDYETSIWSLNLYYHPPTKASAVASHFKSYLLESS encoded by the coding sequence ATGCTCGATAAAATGGCTTTCTTTGTCTACGTGATTCGCACCGGTTCAATTTCAGCCGCCGCACGGAAATTCAATATCTCTGTCTCTGCGGGTAGCCGATGGCTACAAGATCTCGAACAGAGCTTTGGCATTACCCTGTGCCGCCGCACCAACCGGCTGTTAACCCCCACACCAGCAGGCCAAAAGCTAGTCGATGAGTTTTCGCCTCTGGTGGATAACGCCGAGCAACTATGCCGCAGCCTGCAAGATTTCCAGGAACAGGACAAAGGCCATATCAATATCGTTTGCACCCCTGTGTACGCCAACAATTTCCTGATGGATAAAATTAGCAGCTACCTGATTTCCCATCCAAATGTCACCTTTAACCTCAATGTCACTCCTTGGGCGCTGGATCATGCCGCAGAGGCAGACCTTGTGATCAGTGCCAATGCTTGCTATCAAGGCTACCAGGAAAAAGACCTGCTTCTTGTGCGCAGGGAGCTGATGCAGAGTCCATTTGTCGCGGTCGCCTCTCCTCAATATCTGGAACGAAATCCGGCCCCCGAATTCCCAGCCGAACTTTCACAGCACCAGTGCTTGTTTGCCACTACCCTAACCGGTAGCAACGACTGGATTTTTGAGCGCAATGGCGAAACCCAAATGATCAAAGTGCCCAAATCGCTAGAAGTCAACGACAGTGATTTGCTTTTACAGAGCGCAATTAAAGGGGCAGGCATTGCCTATTTACCGGCATTTATTCTTGATAAGCCATTGTCTGAAAAACAACTTATCCCTATTTTGGAAGATTACGAAACCAGTATCTGGAGCCTCAATCTCTATTATCATCCACCGACAAAAGCATCTGCTGTTGCGAGCCATTTCAAAAGCTATCTACTAGAAAGCTCATAA
- a CDS encoding GNAT family protein, which translates to MYFNQLQQPIGTPMPDWQGASIPEPVTLSGHFTRLEPLSPNLHGNDLFAAFSADHENRMWTYMFMGPFDNKESFFDWLTPLEHSRDPLFFAIIDPTTGQAVGIASYMRIVPQMGVIEIGNFLFSSKLQKTPAATEAIHLMLKHAFETLGYRRCEWKCDSLNHPSRRAAERLGFIYEGLFRQAIVYNGRNRDTTWYAIIDRDWPTVERAHQAWLSADNFDENGQQKVRLAELLDMGIA; encoded by the coding sequence ATGTATTTCAATCAATTACAACAACCTATCGGCACACCGATGCCAGACTGGCAAGGAGCTTCCATCCCTGAGCCTGTGACACTTTCCGGACACTTTACCCGCCTTGAACCGCTTAGCCCAAACCTGCACGGTAATGATCTCTTTGCGGCTTTTTCTGCCGACCATGAAAACCGCATGTGGACATATATGTTTATGGGTCCCTTTGATAACAAAGAGAGCTTCTTTGATTGGCTAACACCTCTGGAACACAGCCGTGATCCGCTGTTCTTTGCCATTATCGACCCAACGACAGGCCAGGCTGTGGGTATCGCTTCCTATATGAGGATTGTTCCCCAAATGGGGGTGATTGAAATTGGCAACTTCCTTTTCTCGTCCAAACTGCAAAAAACCCCAGCAGCAACCGAAGCCATTCACCTTATGCTCAAGCACGCTTTCGAGACATTGGGCTACCGCCGTTGCGAGTGGAAGTGCGATTCGCTCAATCACCCCTCGCGCCGTGCGGCAGAGCGCCTAGGGTTCATCTACGAAGGGCTGTTTAGACAAGCCATTGTTTACAATGGACGCAATCGTGATACTACCTGGTATGCCATTATCGACAGAGACTGGCCGACAGTCGAGCGTGCGCACCAAGCCTGGCTGTCAGCTGATAATTTCGACGAAAATGGACAACAAAAGGTGCGCTTGGCTGAACTGCTTGATATGGGCATTGCCTAG
- a CDS encoding metallophosphoesterase, which yields MKIYQITDTHLADIANESDDNLIRLLDVVNQDKEDNVLLLTGDLANAAVPAAYLRIRSYLEDRDNITHCYALAGNHDDLDCMRASFNGSKIQIAQSATVQDIPFHFLDTSHKPLGNSLELGAGRVSNKSISALQKAIRKSPRLIISHHPIINVSDRWFRKIGIENQAKVVRCFTNKCNIISGHAHHYFDIEEGNIRQLVGIASSYGFEHQSDMPQRNNSIGMTVYHASWLNGDIDVRLLEKHFLIGQ from the coding sequence GTGAAGATTTACCAGATCACTGACACTCACCTAGCAGACATCGCCAATGAGTCGGATGACAATCTAATCAGGCTATTAGACGTTGTGAATCAAGACAAGGAAGATAACGTTTTGCTGCTTACCGGTGATCTGGCCAATGCCGCTGTACCTGCAGCTTATCTACGCATCCGATCATACCTTGAAGACAGAGACAACATTACCCATTGTTATGCGCTTGCAGGAAACCATGATGATCTTGACTGTATGAGAGCAAGTTTTAACGGCAGTAAGATCCAGATAGCCCAGTCGGCAACTGTCCAAGATATCCCTTTCCATTTTCTCGATACCAGCCATAAGCCACTGGGTAACTCCTTGGAATTAGGTGCCGGTAGAGTAAGCAACAAATCGATATCGGCATTGCAGAAAGCCATTAGAAAGTCCCCGAGACTGATCATCTCACATCATCCGATTATAAATGTCAGTGATCGATGGTTCCGTAAAATTGGTATCGAAAACCAAGCTAAGGTTGTCCGCTGCTTTACAAACAAATGCAATATCATTAGTGGTCATGCTCATCACTACTTTGATATTGAGGAAGGCAATATTCGTCAGCTCGTCGGTATCGCCTCTTCCTATGGTTTTGAGCACCAGTCTGATATGCCGCAAAGGAACAACAGCATCGGAATGACGGTTTACCACGCGAGCTGGTTGAATGGCGACATCGACGTTCGCTTGCTTGAAAAACACTTCCTTATCGGTCAGTAA
- the mbhE gene encoding hydrogen gas-evolving membrane-bound hydrogenase subunit E — MFPALIFAASIFYYQPSPTGLRWSGAWVPSLDINLSLQLDALSFVFVGLISCIGFFVQLYALAYMKDKAERFSFHLYLTLFMLSMLGLVLSDNIILLFVFWELTTITSYLLIGFNHENEKSRKNALQSLVVTGAGGLALLAGLILLGQIAGSYEISTIIDQAVHAKDSVTQHPYFTPSLVLVLLGAFTKSAQFPFHFWLPGAMAAPTPVSAFLHSATMVKAGIYLLARLSPVYAGSELWFYTLIAIGGFTALWSAVIALMQKDLKLMLAFSTNTILGILTLLLGIGTETALAAAILFILAHAFYKAALFMVVGNIDKATGTRDIRVLYGLKAVLIFSFASGLIAALSKAGIPPLLGFLSKEYAYKAGLEVHGIVMFALVMINAVMVALAIAVISQPFLREKIEDNPTVKSIEAEIGYWIPPMVLACCSVIVPTLGLGWLNEYVLSTAIFEINQVEQSSPVKLWHGINLPLIMSAVTLAIGILIFKYMSSVTQALNKLLGPLPIASEVFEKCMAVMLSVATWQTERLQQRKLSVYALLFFSVLAAILLLSPIWPTGDFLERILSLKLYEIAIALLLIAAALLCVFSTSRLLSIAGLGAIGFLMTLVFMIYSAPDVAKTLLLVETLMVVFVALLIRHLPHFSTVAKHSVSRRAFHAAIAAVIGLSVTALLITITKVPLDSPLADFFAQNSVPGGHGRNIVNVILVDFRAFDTMGEAVVVVIAAIAAISLFQSHSQQQNRIQSLIFGTTAHIVAVLMMVFSLYLLLRGHNSPGGGFIGALIAVIGLTLLIFAESPQYVRERLGYRPMNIAMVGVFLSLLAGGIGFVMGQPFLTGIWWKEILPLGTPLIFDVGIYLAVIGGVLEVLLRVNEELD, encoded by the coding sequence ATGTTTCCCGCTCTTATATTTGCTGCATCTATCTTTTACTACCAACCCTCTCCAACCGGGCTGCGTTGGTCAGGAGCATGGGTCCCCAGCCTGGACATCAACCTAAGCCTGCAGCTTGACGCCCTCTCCTTTGTCTTTGTCGGCCTGATTAGTTGTATTGGTTTTTTTGTTCAGCTCTATGCGTTGGCTTACATGAAGGACAAAGCAGAACGCTTTTCTTTCCATCTCTACCTTACCCTGTTCATGCTTTCTATGCTCGGGCTGGTGCTAAGTGACAACATCATATTGCTGTTTGTATTTTGGGAACTCACGACAATCACTTCTTACCTGCTTATCGGCTTCAATCATGAAAATGAAAAATCCCGCAAGAATGCTCTGCAATCTCTAGTTGTCACTGGCGCAGGAGGATTAGCACTGTTGGCCGGATTGATACTGCTGGGACAGATTGCCGGTAGCTATGAAATAAGCACTATTATCGACCAGGCCGTTCATGCCAAAGACAGTGTTACGCAGCATCCCTATTTTACCCCGTCGTTAGTGCTGGTGCTGCTTGGTGCATTTACCAAGTCAGCCCAATTTCCTTTTCACTTCTGGTTACCTGGTGCCATGGCCGCCCCCACGCCGGTCAGTGCGTTTCTGCATTCGGCCACCATGGTCAAGGCCGGCATCTACCTGTTGGCAAGGCTTTCACCTGTGTATGCCGGCAGTGAACTCTGGTTTTACACCCTCATAGCCATTGGTGGCTTCACAGCGCTGTGGTCGGCTGTCATTGCGCTGATGCAAAAAGATCTCAAGCTAATGCTGGCTTTCAGTACCAACACAATACTTGGGATCCTGACCTTGTTACTCGGGATCGGTACAGAGACGGCCTTAGCTGCCGCAATATTGTTTATTCTCGCCCACGCGTTTTACAAGGCGGCGCTGTTCATGGTAGTCGGGAACATCGACAAGGCAACAGGTACCCGTGATATCAGGGTACTGTATGGCCTGAAGGCGGTATTAATCTTCAGTTTTGCCTCCGGCCTGATTGCCGCGCTGTCCAAGGCCGGGATACCACCATTGCTGGGTTTCCTGAGTAAAGAATATGCCTACAAGGCTGGGTTGGAAGTCCATGGCATCGTGATGTTTGCCCTAGTCATGATAAATGCTGTCATGGTCGCCTTAGCCATTGCGGTGATATCACAACCTTTCCTAAGGGAGAAAATCGAAGATAACCCCACGGTGAAATCCATCGAGGCAGAAATAGGCTATTGGATCCCGCCCATGGTCTTGGCTTGTTGCAGTGTTATTGTTCCGACCCTTGGTTTGGGATGGCTGAATGAATATGTACTCTCCACTGCGATTTTTGAAATCAACCAAGTAGAGCAATCTAGCCCGGTTAAATTATGGCATGGGATCAACCTGCCTCTCATCATGAGTGCTGTGACCTTAGCAATTGGTATTCTCATCTTTAAATACATGTCATCTGTTACTCAAGCATTAAATAAATTGCTCGGCCCTCTGCCAATAGCCAGTGAGGTTTTTGAAAAGTGCATGGCAGTGATGTTGTCTGTTGCAACCTGGCAGACAGAGCGGTTACAGCAACGTAAGCTTAGCGTGTATGCCTTACTTTTCTTCTCGGTACTTGCCGCAATTTTGTTGCTAAGCCCAATCTGGCCCACTGGCGACTTCCTTGAGCGCATCCTTTCTCTCAAGCTGTACGAAATTGCCATTGCATTACTGTTGATTGCCGCCGCCCTGCTGTGTGTTTTCTCAACCTCGCGTCTGCTGTCAATTGCCGGGCTCGGTGCAATTGGCTTTTTGATGACCTTAGTCTTTATGATTTACAGTGCCCCTGACGTGGCCAAAACCCTGCTGCTGGTTGAGACCTTGATGGTGGTATTTGTTGCCTTGTTGATTCGACATCTCCCCCATTTCAGCACGGTAGCAAAGCACTCGGTAAGTCGGCGGGCTTTCCATGCAGCTATTGCTGCCGTCATCGGCCTTTCCGTTACCGCGTTGCTCATCACTATAACCAAGGTGCCATTAGATTCTCCACTCGCAGACTTCTTCGCTCAAAACAGCGTGCCGGGCGGGCACGGCCGTAATATCGTCAATGTCATTCTGGTCGACTTTAGAGCTTTTGATACCATGGGCGAAGCCGTTGTTGTGGTCATTGCAGCAATAGCCGCTATTAGTTTATTCCAAAGCCATTCCCAGCAGCAGAACCGAATTCAATCCCTGATTTTCGGTACTACTGCCCACATCGTTGCTGTATTAATGATGGTCTTTTCTCTGTATCTCTTACTTCGCGGCCATAACTCACCGGGTGGCGGATTCATCGGTGCACTGATTGCCGTTATCGGTTTAACCCTGCTTATTTTTGCCGAATCGCCACAATACGTCAGGGAGCGACTGGGCTACAGGCCGATGAATATTGCGATGGTTGGTGTTTTCTTGAGCTTATTGGCTGGCGGAATAGGCTTTGTTATGGGCCAGCCTTTCTTAACCGGAATTTGGTGGAAGGAGATTTTACCCTTAGGCACACCGCTCATTTTCGATGTCGGCATTTATCTCGCTGTTATTGGTGGTGTACTCGAGGTCTTGTTACGCGTGAATGAGGAGCTCGATTGA
- a CDS encoding Na+/H+ antiporter subunit C, which translates to MEILWSLVVGVFVTAGVYLMLERHIIRILLGLILISNAVNLAIFTAGRLTPGNPPLIDLGSVLPPDGAADPLPQALILTAIVIGFGLLVFALMLLYRAYIETGSADVDAMQRSEEEQ; encoded by the coding sequence ATGGAAATACTTTGGAGCTTGGTCGTTGGGGTGTTTGTGACGGCGGGGGTTTACCTGATGCTTGAACGCCACATTATCCGTATCCTACTTGGCCTGATCTTAATCAGCAATGCAGTAAATTTGGCCATTTTCACCGCTGGCCGCCTAACGCCCGGCAATCCGCCCTTGATCGATCTTGGCTCGGTATTGCCACCAGACGGAGCTGCGGATCCCTTGCCACAGGCACTGATTCTGACAGCCATAGTGATTGGTTTTGGGTTATTAGTTTTCGCATTGATGTTGCTGTATCGGGCATACATCGAAACAGGATCTGCTGATGTCGATGCCATGCAACGTTCAGAGGAGGAACAATGA
- a CDS encoding proton-conducting transporter membrane subunit, which yields MTSAWLTLPVVISLLTATGAFFVRHNHKAINWVSGSSVILSVFCSVQLLADITTNGPYAVAFGNWMAPFGIVFVADFLAVAMTVITAIIGAVTVFYAMADLNHKPSYGLYHVLFHVLLAGVYGAFLTGDIFNLYVWFEVMLIASFGLMIVDAERRQIDGAVKYVLLNLISTLIFLLAIGLTYGATGTLNLADLHLKLPGVDTQTATLLSALFLFTFAIKSALFPLFAWLPASYHTLPSAVVALFAALLTKVGVYALIRVFTLLFPLTETNWQPLLLWISGLTMLTGVLGAASQFDIKKILSFHIISQIGYMIMGLALYTPVAIAGAIFYIIHHIIVKANLFLIGGFIERKYGTSQLYHLGGVYKAMPWLAFLFLIPAFSLAGFPPLSGFWGKFLVIKASIVNDYNILAATALVVGLLTIFSMTKIWSEAFWKAPVANQTAQELTLPTTLLYCLPIATLTVMTITIGLVAQPFFEFANEAAEQILNPIQYIHAVLGEP from the coding sequence ATGACCTCAGCTTGGCTCACACTACCTGTTGTTATATCTCTACTGACCGCAACCGGTGCCTTTTTTGTCCGCCACAACCACAAGGCCATCAACTGGGTTAGCGGCTCAAGCGTTATCCTGTCGGTATTTTGTAGTGTGCAATTATTGGCCGACATCACCACAAATGGTCCTTATGCTGTCGCTTTCGGTAACTGGATGGCACCATTCGGTATTGTATTTGTTGCTGATTTCCTTGCCGTCGCGATGACTGTCATTACAGCTATCATCGGCGCAGTCACTGTTTTTTACGCGATGGCCGATCTCAACCACAAGCCTTCTTACGGCCTCTATCATGTGCTGTTTCATGTTTTGCTGGCAGGGGTTTATGGTGCATTTTTGACAGGTGATATTTTCAATCTGTATGTATGGTTCGAGGTCATGCTCATTGCCTCGTTTGGCCTGATGATTGTCGATGCCGAACGCAGGCAAATCGACGGTGCCGTTAAATACGTCTTGCTCAACCTAATTTCAACACTGATCTTCCTATTAGCGATTGGCTTGACCTATGGGGCAACCGGAACCCTAAACCTTGCTGATTTGCACCTGAAACTCCCGGGAGTGGATACACAAACGGCCACTTTGCTGTCAGCGCTATTTTTATTTACCTTCGCAATCAAATCAGCCCTATTCCCGCTGTTTGCTTGGCTTCCTGCGTCATACCACACACTGCCCAGCGCCGTCGTCGCCTTATTTGCAGCCCTACTCACCAAGGTGGGGGTTTATGCCCTAATCAGGGTTTTTACTTTACTGTTTCCACTTACAGAGACCAATTGGCAACCACTATTACTCTGGATCAGTGGCCTGACTATGCTCACCGGGGTCTTAGGTGCAGCCAGCCAATTTGATATCAAGAAGATCCTGTCATTTCATATTATCAGCCAGATTGGCTATATGATTATGGGCTTAGCTTTGTATACCCCGGTCGCTATTGCTGGTGCGATTTTCTATATCATCCATCACATCATTGTTAAGGCGAACCTATTCTTAATTGGCGGTTTTATCGAGAGGAAATATGGTACCAGCCAGCTGTACCACTTAGGCGGCGTCTACAAAGCGATGCCCTGGCTAGCTTTTCTATTTCTGATCCCCGCATTCTCGCTGGCCGGTTTCCCGCCACTTTCAGGCTTTTGGGGCAAGTTCCTTGTTATCAAAGCCAGCATTGTCAATGACTACAATATCTTGGCTGCGACAGCTCTAGTGGTTGGCCTACTGACTATATTCTCGATGACCAAAATATGGAGCGAAGCCTTCTGGAAAGCACCGGTAGCCAATCAAACAGCCCAAGAGCTCACCCTACCAACCACGCTGCTTTACTGCTTGCCCATTGCGACGCTCACAGTAATGACGATAACTATCGGGCTTGTCGCTCAGCCTTTCTTCGAGTTTGCCAATGAAGCAGCAGAGCAGATATTGAACCCAATACAGTACATTCACGCTGTACTTGGGGAGCCGTAA
- a CDS encoding Na+/H+ antiporter subunit E gives MSYFILNLFLAMAWTLINGQYSSLDFIVGFVVGYFTLSLCQPFGLKTGYFKKFTAFVKLIIYFCYEMIVSVAKVVWDVITPTHLSQPDIVYVPLDAETDLEITLLANMVSLTPGSLSLDVTPDKKYLILHVMFAPDHESVKQDIKQGMEARILEVTRG, from the coding sequence ATGAGTTATTTTATTCTAAATCTATTTCTTGCCATGGCATGGACACTGATCAACGGCCAATACAGCAGCTTGGATTTTATTGTCGGCTTTGTCGTCGGGTATTTTACCCTGAGCCTCTGCCAACCGTTCGGGTTGAAAACCGGTTACTTCAAGAAATTTACCGCTTTCGTAAAACTCATTATCTACTTCTGTTACGAAATGATCGTATCTGTCGCCAAAGTCGTTTGGGATGTCATCACGCCAACCCACCTAAGCCAACCGGATATCGTCTACGTTCCGCTTGATGCAGAAACGGATCTTGAAATCACACTCTTGGCCAACATGGTGTCATTAACGCCTGGCAGCTTGAGCCTCGATGTCACGCCCGACAAGAAGTATCTCATCTTGCATGTCATGTTTGCCCCTGATCATGAAAGCGTCAAGCAAGACATCAAACAAGGTATGGAAGCTCGAATTTTGGAGGTAACACGTGGCTGA
- a CDS encoding monovalent cation/H+ antiporter complex subunit F — MADLLQVSIQLSYIGLIISLVLAFIRLILGPTLADRVVALDLISFVTIGFIAVYTLDSGQKSLLDVAITLGLVAFLGTIAFARLITKQKIDKG, encoded by the coding sequence GTGGCTGATCTACTTCAGGTGAGCATTCAACTCTCCTACATCGGCTTGATTATCAGCTTGGTATTGGCCTTTATACGCCTAATACTCGGGCCGACCTTGGCTGATCGGGTGGTTGCATTGGATCTGATATCTTTCGTCACTATCGGCTTTATCGCCGTCTATACCCTAGACAGCGGCCAGAAATCTTTGCTCGATGTTGCCATTACCCTCGGACTGGTCGCTTTTCTTGGCACCATTGCTTTTGCAAGGCTGATCACCAAACAGAAGATTGATAAGGGCTAA
- the mnhG gene encoding monovalent cation/H(+) antiporter subunit G, whose amino-acid sequence MDILISVLLLFGTFFTLVASLGIVRMPDLYTRMHAATKAGTVGICFLLLAVSLSMPEVTVISRVIGTILFLFITAPVAAHLLGKAMQQNGYKIWRNKK is encoded by the coding sequence ATGGACATTTTAATCAGCGTACTGCTGCTTTTCGGCACCTTTTTCACCCTAGTCGCCAGCCTGGGGATTGTCAGAATGCCGGATCTCTATACCCGCATGCATGCAGCGACAAAAGCCGGTACCGTAGGGATTTGTTTTCTTTTGCTGGCCGTTTCATTGTCAATGCCGGAAGTCACAGTAATCTCCAGGGTAATCGGTACGATTTTATTTCTCTTCATCACCGCCCCTGTTGCAGCCCACCTTTTGGGTAAAGCAATGCAACAAAATGGCTATAAGATTTGGCGCAATAAAAAGTGA